A single Methanospirillum lacunae DNA region contains:
- a CDS encoding asparagine synthase C-terminal domain-containing protein → MELRGWVELDGIVLSTDEISSILNEEPEKISSFGGEFFLKWNSCSARDHYGIIPGDCPAGEVWCNGRKIRTIEPESRSLDLHAAIVDSIKMRSKEGVTALSGGVDSALVAALAQKPCISVGVQDSHDLKRAAIVAGELNLPLEIRTVTPGEIEETLPKVMKILKDPTPVDLAIATTLFFVSETAHDQGYERILTGQGADEVFGGYSRYLGKNEEELINTFSTDFSSLSRQGIRDQTIAGYHDTWLSMPYLDIRVVCAASTIPVTEKVSEGIRKRPLREIAAKYLSSDTAYYEKKAMQYGTGIWKEIKRLARQNGYQNSVSDYMHHIRKA, encoded by the coding sequence ATGGAACTACGAGGCTGGGTCGAACTCGACGGAATTGTTCTTTCAACCGATGAAATCTCATCTATACTAAATGAGGAACCTGAAAAGATATCTTCATTTGGAGGAGAATTCTTCCTGAAATGGAATTCCTGTAGTGCACGTGATCATTATGGGATTATTCCAGGAGATTGTCCCGCAGGGGAAGTCTGGTGCAATGGGAGGAAGATCAGGACCATTGAACCAGAATCACGATCTTTGGATCTCCACGCCGCAATCGTTGATTCAATCAAGATGAGATCCAAAGAAGGTGTGACCGCTTTATCCGGGGGAGTTGACTCAGCACTTGTTGCTGCCCTTGCACAAAAACCCTGTATCTCTGTTGGTGTTCAGGATTCACACGACCTGAAACGGGCTGCAATAGTAGCAGGAGAATTAAATCTCCCACTTGAGATCAGAACTGTCACCCCCGGTGAGATAGAAGAAACCCTTCCAAAGGTAATGAAAATCCTCAAAGATCCAACACCGGTTGATCTCGCCATTGCAACTACCCTTTTCTTTGTTTCCGAGACAGCCCACGATCAAGGTTACGAGAGAATTCTAACGGGTCAGGGAGCTGATGAGGTCTTTGGCGGGTACTCAAGATATCTTGGGAAGAATGAAGAGGAACTTATCAATACTTTTTCTACAGATTTTTCATCTCTGTCCAGACAGGGTATACGTGATCAGACTATTGCCGGGTATCACGATACCTGGCTCTCGATGCCATATCTAGACATCAGAGTAGTATGCGCTGCATCAACTATTCCTGTGACAGAGAAGGTCAGTGAGGGAATTAGAAAAAGACCTCTCAGAGAGATTGCAGCCAAATATCTCTCATCTGATACCGCATATTATGAGAAAAAAGCTATGCAATATGGAACAGGGATCTGGAAAGAAATAAAACGTCTTGCAAGGCAGAACGGTTAT
- a CDS encoding ABC transporter permease subunit, whose amino-acid sequence MNVHRVLTITKKELRGLANEKTILLAILLQLFIALFSSFLMVGLSAMYDPTTYGSISGVKYGVGVVGNDTILKGLLDENPSFKSYQMNLSVALGALKERKLAAVIWTSETPPESVDPVSLTLYTIKNDIQSAVIEVKIKEVFLKYEDILRDVRSDRITKHPVTITSARPVNSNTFYEFIYALLIPLLLFMPAIISAGLVIDLITEEYQQQTIDTLRTTPASMNEIIWGKISACILLVPMEAGLWLVLLILNRIRIGSLPEILLQVIFASSALILVAALLALYYQDRTKSQFIFSTAAVILLLLTLAFPGNPLNIIAQLASESPAPLFWPVLFVFICFCIILTLLIRVTVRKATETS is encoded by the coding sequence GTGAATGTTCATAGGGTCTTGACAATTACAAAAAAAGAACTCCGCGGACTTGCAAATGAGAAAACTATCCTGTTAGCAATCCTTCTTCAACTCTTTATAGCACTCTTCTCATCGTTTCTAATGGTAGGTCTCTCTGCAATGTATGACCCAACCACATATGGAAGTATTTCCGGAGTAAAATACGGAGTAGGAGTGGTTGGAAATGATACAATCCTGAAAGGGTTACTTGATGAAAATCCATCATTTAAATCATATCAAATGAATCTTTCAGTGGCACTTGGGGCACTTAAGGAGAGAAAACTTGCAGCAGTAATCTGGACATCAGAAACTCCCCCGGAAAGTGTGGACCCTGTCAGCCTAACACTTTATACGATAAAAAATGATATTCAGTCAGCGGTTATCGAGGTAAAAATCAAGGAAGTATTTCTAAAATATGAGGACATCCTTCGAGATGTAAGAAGTGACCGTATTACGAAGCATCCCGTTACTATAACCTCGGCAAGACCTGTAAACTCAAACACTTTTTACGAATTTATTTATGCCCTGTTGATACCTCTCCTTCTTTTCATGCCTGCCATCATATCAGCAGGACTGGTTATAGATCTCATAACTGAAGAATACCAGCAACAGACAATTGATACCCTGCGTACTACCCCTGCTTCCATGAATGAGATCATATGGGGAAAGATAAGTGCCTGCATTCTTCTAGTACCGATGGAAGCAGGTCTTTGGCTTGTGCTACTAATACTGAACAGAATAAGAATCGGATCTCTTCCAGAAATCCTTCTGCAGGTTATCTTTGCCTCCTCTGCCCTCATTCTGGTCGCTGCTCTTCTGGCACTTTATTACCAGGACCGAACAAAATCACAATTTATCTTCTCAACAGCAGCTGTTATTCTTCTTCTGCTCACACTTGCATTTCCAGGAAATCCTCTCAATATTATTGCTCAACTTGCCTCTGAATCACCAGCTCCGCTCTTCTGGCCAGTTCTTTTCGTTTTTATCTGTTTCTGTATAATATTGACTCTGTTAATACGCGTAACCGTACGAAAGGCAACAGAAACATCGTAG
- a CDS encoding RDD family protein — protein sequence MADTYSSSGWADLIRGSSQGRELAGFWRRFAASIIDLIILCIINGVAAAYLGLGEGWRMLMMIIRRQAIVSDDGIPTTSLVPMPVATCILVLFILIPWIYFASLESSRNQATLGKMACRVVVSDLHGKPVTFARATLRHFSKFISGILVFTGFLCIGYTKYHQGLHDVVAATLVWYQRETVE from the coding sequence GTGGCTGATACATATTCATCATCTGGTTGGGCAGATCTTATCAGGGGAAGTTCACAGGGTAGGGAACTTGCCGGGTTCTGGCGTCGTTTTGCGGCATCAATCATTGATCTGATAATTCTTTGTATAATCAATGGTGTTGCCGCGGCATATCTTGGCCTTGGTGAAGGTTGGAGAATGCTCATGATGATTATTCGAAGGCAGGCAATCGTGTCAGATGATGGAATTCCTACAACATCACTTGTTCCAATGCCGGTGGCAACATGTATTCTGGTTCTCTTTATCCTTATTCCATGGATCTATTTCGCCTCTCTCGAATCTTCACGAAACCAGGCTACACTAGGTAAGATGGCATGCAGGGTAGTCGTGTCTGACCTGCACGGAAAACCGGTCACATTCGCAAGGGCCACATTACGACATTTTTCTAAATTTATTTCTGGAATCTTGGTATTTACAGGATTTCTCTGTATTGGATATACAAAATACCACCAGGGTCTTCATGATGTAGTCGCAGCAACACTTGTGTGGTACCAGCGTGAAACAGTAGAATAA